One Oryza sativa Japonica Group chromosome 8, ASM3414082v1 DNA window includes the following coding sequences:
- the LOC4345022 gene encoding xyloglucan endotransglucosylase/hydrolase protein 24 produces MAMPCSGERCRRVWWSAAAAVVAFFFVVFVAAAAAAATASMYDDVEVVWGGDHSFFFMDGDGDALALCLDETHGSGFRSRDAYLYARFDVDMMLVANNSAGTVTTLYLMPDDVPWEYHDEVDLEFLGNVTGEPYTLHTNIFANGVGGREQQFRLWFDPTADFHTYSIVWNPKHIIILVDGVPIRDYRNTAARGGPAFPTWQKMRAHGSLWNADDWATQGGRVKTDWSEAPFFAYYRGLRVTPCAPSPGVAWCGDEPPESPWFDQQEMDAAALSKARQEHLLYDYCEDTKRFKDTGLPVECTIN; encoded by the exons ATGGCAATGCCGTGTTCCGGTGAGCGGTGCCGCCGCGtgtggtggtcggcggcggcggcggtggtggcgttcttcttcgtcgtctttgtggcggcggcggcggcggcggctacggcgtCGATGTACGACGACGTGGAGGTGGTGTGGGGCGGCGACCACAGCTTCTTCTtcatggacggcgacggcgacgccctcGCGCTCTGCCTCGACGAGACCCACGGCTCGGGCTTCCGCTCCAGGGACGCCTACCTCTACGCCCGCTTCGACGTCGACATGATGCTCGTCGCCAACAACTCCGCCGGCACCGTCACCACCCTCTAC TTGATGCCGGACGACGTGCCGTGGGAGTACCACGACGAGGTGGACCTGGAGTTCCTCGGGAACGTCACCGGCGAGCCCTACACCCTGCACACCAACATCTTCGCcaatggcgtcggcggccgcgaGCAGCAGTTCCGCCTCTGGTTCGACCCCACCGCCGACTTCCACACCTACTCCATCGTCTGGAACCCCAAGCACATCAT AATTCTGGTGGACGGCGTGCCGATCAGGGACTACCGGaacacggcggcgcgcggcgggccGGCGTTCCCGACGTGGCAGAAGATGCGGGCCCACGGCAGCCTGTGGAACGCCGACGACTGGGCGACGCAGGGCGGGAGGGTGAAGACGGACTGGTCGGAGGCACCCTTCTTCGCCTACTACCGGGGGCTCCGGGTGACGCCGTGCGCGCCGTCCCCCGGCGTGGCGTGGTGCGGCGATGAGCCGCCGGAGTCGCCGTGGTTCGATCAGCAGGagatggacgcggcggcgctgagCAAGGCGAGGCAGGAGCACCTGCTCTACGACTACTGCGAGGACACCAAACGGTTCAAGGACACGGGCCTCCCCGTCGAGTGCACCATCAACTAG